In one window of Ruminococcus hominis DNA:
- a CDS encoding VirD4-like conjugal transfer protein, CD1115 family yields the protein MQKWKNKAGVRLSALDKKKLVLTNLPYVLTAFYADRASCLYRSSPGEDIGNKLLYAMEHADRIFTGILLSLDLRDLLVGVTVAVVLKLLVWQKQSDAKKLRKGIEYGSARWGTAEDIKPYMSDDPWMNIPLTATEALTMESRPKQPKYARNKNIVVIGGSGSGKTRFFVKPSVMQMNCSMVITDPKGTLIEECGKMLAKGPPKKDKNGNIMKDKSGKVVHEPYVIKVLNTINFSKSLHYNPFAYIRSEKDILKLVTTIIVNTKGEGEKASEDFWVKAEKLLYTALIAFIWYEGDEEEKNLNTLLDLLNESETREEDETYQNPVDMMFQELEERDPQHFAVRQYKKYKMAAGKTAKSILISCGARLAPFDIAELREIMSYDEMELDKIGDRKTALFLIMSDTDTTFNFVIAMLQSQLFNLLCDKADDEYGGRLPLHVRVIADEFANIGQIPQFDKLIATIRSREISASIILQSQSQLKAMYKDSADTILGNCDTTLFLGGKEKTTLKEMSELLGKETIDLYNTSETRSNQKSFGLNYQKTGKQLMTEDEIAVMDGGKCILQIRGARPFFSDKYDITKHKNYRLLADENEKNRYKVEKELNPQYTPKPEEEVEVIHVELSE from the coding sequence ATGCAGAAGTGGAAGAATAAAGCTGGGGTCAGGCTGTCCGCCCTGGATAAAAAGAAACTGGTTCTTACGAATCTTCCCTATGTTCTGACCGCTTTTTATGCGGACCGAGCATCCTGCCTATACAGGAGCAGTCCCGGAGAAGATATAGGGAACAAACTGTTATATGCGATGGAACATGCAGATCGGATTTTTACAGGGATTCTGTTGAGTCTTGACCTGAGAGATCTATTGGTTGGAGTTACTGTCGCAGTTGTTTTGAAACTATTAGTTTGGCAGAAACAGTCAGATGCAAAGAAACTTCGGAAAGGAATCGAGTATGGTTCAGCCAGATGGGGAACTGCAGAGGATATCAAGCCTTATATGTCAGATGATCCCTGGATGAATATTCCGTTGACAGCAACAGAAGCACTGACCATGGAGAGCAGACCAAAGCAGCCGAAGTATGCGAGAAATAAAAATATCGTGGTCATCGGTGGCAGTGGTTCCGGAAAGACACGATTTTTTGTAAAGCCGTCGGTCATGCAGATGAATTGTTCCATGGTCATTACAGATCCGAAAGGTACTCTGATCGAAGAGTGTGGGAAGATGTTAGCAAAGGGACCGCCTAAGAAAGATAAGAATGGAAATATTATGAAAGATAAATCTGGAAAAGTGGTTCATGAGCCATATGTGATTAAGGTTCTGAATACCATCAATTTTTCCAAATCGCTTCATTACAATCCATTTGCTTATATACGGTCTGAAAAAGATATCCTGAAGCTGGTGACAACAATCATTGTGAATACCAAAGGCGAAGGGGAAAAAGCTTCCGAAGATTTTTGGGTGAAAGCAGAGAAATTGCTGTACACAGCACTGATTGCTTTTATCTGGTATGAAGGGGATGAAGAGGAAAAGAATCTGAATACCCTTCTGGATCTTTTGAACGAAAGCGAAACCCGTGAAGAGGATGAAACTTATCAGAATCCGGTGGATATGATGTTCCAGGAACTGGAAGAAAGAGATCCGCAGCACTTTGCGGTCAGACAGTATAAAAAATATAAAATGGCGGCTGGAAAGACAGCGAAAAGTATTTTGATATCCTGTGGAGCCAGACTTGCCCCATTTGATATCGCAGAACTTCGTGAGATCATGTCTTACGATGAAATGGAACTGGATAAGATCGGAGACAGGAAAACAGCCTTGTTCTTGATTATGTCCGACACAGATACAACCTTTAACTTTGTGATTGCCATGTTACAGTCACAGCTTTTCAATCTGCTTTGCGATAAGGCAGATGATGAATATGGTGGAAGACTTCCGCTGCATGTGCGTGTCATCGCTGATGAGTTTGCCAACATCGGACAGATTCCTCAGTTTGACAAGCTGATTGCAACCATACGAAGCAGGGAAATCTCTGCTTCTATTATTTTGCAGTCCCAGAGTCAGTTAAAGGCAATGTATAAGGATAGTGCAGATACCATTCTGGGCAACTGTGATACCACACTATTCCTTGGTGGAAAAGAGAAAACTACCTTAAAGGAAATGAGTGAGCTTCTGGGGAAGGAAACCATTGACCTGTATAACACTTCGGAGACGAGGAGTAATCAGAAGTCCTTTGGATTGAATTACCAGAAAACAGGCAAACAGCTGATGACGGAAGATGAGATTGCAGTCATGGATGGAGGAAAATGTATCCTGCAGATCCGTGGTGCCAGACCATTTTTCTCGGATAAATATGATATCACGAAACACAAAAACTATCGGCTTCTTGCAGATGAAAACGAGAAGAACCGGTACAAAGTAGAGAAAGAGTTAAATCCGCAGTACACACCGAAACCCGAAGAAGAGGTGGAAGTGATTCATGTAGAACTGTCGGAGTAA
- a CDS encoding PcfB family protein, producing the protein MQEEVTQKTVTFCIRATKITADLLKKVLVAYLRHQKQKSVEKKAQKNQPKQGKVTVKELAKQNAGMVNIEITDKNIKSFERYARKYGINYALKKDKSKEPPVYLVFFKGRDQDALNAAFREFSQKQIQKANKPSIHKRLAAYRAMMPKKTKDKVKSRHQEQSR; encoded by the coding sequence ATGCAGGAAGAGGTAACTCAGAAAACGGTCACGTTCTGTATTCGGGCTACTAAGATTACGGCAGACCTGTTGAAAAAGGTTCTTGTTGCGTATCTGCGTCATCAGAAGCAGAAATCAGTAGAGAAGAAAGCACAGAAAAATCAGCCGAAACAGGGAAAGGTCACGGTAAAAGAGCTGGCAAAACAGAATGCCGGGATGGTCAATATCGAGATCACGGACAAAAATATCAAGTCCTTTGAACGGTATGCTAGAAAATATGGGATCAATTATGCTCTGAAAAAAGACAAGAGCAAAGAGCCGCCGGTTTATCTGGTATTTTTCAAGGGACGTGATCAGGATGCCCTCAATGCTGCTTTCCGTGAGTTTTCCCAGAAACAGATTCAAAAAGCGAATAAACCTTCCATTCATAAGCGTCTTGCAGCTTACCGGGCAATGATGCCAAAGAAGACGAAGGACAAAGTAAAGAGCCGACATCAGGAACAGAGCCGATGA
- a CDS encoding ATP-binding protein: MENKVTADYLDEEGCLHCGTCGKRKQMKVSLIGFEHVVSCLCECEVKARQELDEKMQREEEQRQLYQRKSVGLRERRFWEWKFENDNGSNQKILIARQYVENWTDMKRKNVGLLLMGPVGTGKSFFAGCIANALLEQGERVMMTNFSRILNEMTSYQADKNQIIQNLVDYPLLIIDDLGIERNSEFALEQVYNVIDSRYCKMLPLIITTNLGLNEMKSTDLDTAHQRIYSRILEMCVPIYCGGEDKRKEEGTEKLVQVQNLITG, encoded by the coding sequence ATGGAAAACAAAGTAACAGCAGATTATCTGGACGAAGAGGGATGTCTTCATTGTGGCACCTGTGGAAAAAGAAAACAGATGAAAGTCAGTCTGATAGGTTTTGAGCATGTAGTGTCCTGTTTGTGCGAATGCGAGGTAAAAGCCAGGCAGGAACTGGATGAGAAGATGCAGCGGGAAGAAGAACAGCGGCAGCTTTATCAGAGAAAATCCGTCGGACTTCGGGAAAGAAGATTCTGGGAATGGAAATTTGAAAATGACAATGGAAGCAACCAGAAGATACTAATCGCCAGGCAGTATGTAGAAAACTGGACAGATATGAAGAGAAAAAATGTAGGATTGCTTTTGATGGGACCGGTTGGAACCGGGAAGAGCTTTTTTGCAGGCTGTATTGCAAATGCACTTTTGGAACAGGGAGAACGTGTCATGATGACAAACTTTTCCAGGATTTTAAATGAAATGACCAGCTATCAGGCAGATAAGAACCAGATTATACAAAATCTTGTGGATTATCCGCTGCTGATTATTGATGACTTGGGAATAGAACGAAATTCCGAGTTTGCTTTGGAGCAGGTTTATAATGTGATAGACAGCCGCTATTGTAAAATGCTTCCGCTGATCATAACAACGAATCTGGGACTGAATGAAATGAAGTCCACAGATTTGGATACTGCCCATCAGCGTATTTACAGTAGAATACTTGAAATGTGTGTTCCCATCTATTGTGGTGGAGAAGATAAGAGAAAAGAAGAAGGGACAGAAAAACTCGTACAGGTGCAGAACCTGATTACCGGTTAA